From Segatella copri, the proteins below share one genomic window:
- a CDS encoding phosphatase PAP2 family protein: MDFSRIQDFDMQLLHVFNGSENVWLDQMAMALTSGWTWIPLYIVLFVVVIRNNEMMGQIALVVGGAVLCIFLADGLVDGIIKPLAERCRPSSDPMFKYTVQVVDNMRLKSFSFCSAHAANTLSLAIFFSLLIRSKLVTWTLLLWSLVNCWTRLYLGVHYPVDILCGLAIGAVVGVVVYLIYIRMYYRISPKIKYISNQYTSTGYDYDDVDKIMTVVIFTLIMVVFYATCQMAYL, encoded by the coding sequence ATGGATTTTAGTAGGATACAAGATTTTGACATGCAGCTGTTGCATGTGTTTAACGGCAGCGAGAATGTCTGGCTCGATCAGATGGCGATGGCGCTTACGTCGGGCTGGACATGGATTCCGCTTTATATCGTCCTCTTCGTTGTTGTGATAAGAAACAACGAGATGATGGGCCAGATTGCGCTCGTGGTAGGAGGAGCGGTGCTCTGTATCTTTCTGGCTGATGGACTGGTGGATGGAATCATCAAACCGCTGGCTGAAAGATGCAGACCTTCCAGCGACCCGATGTTCAAGTATACGGTTCAGGTGGTTGACAATATGCGCCTCAAGAGTTTCAGCTTCTGTTCGGCTCATGCAGCCAATACGCTTTCGTTAGCCATCTTCTTCTCGTTGCTTATCCGCAGCAAACTGGTTACGTGGACCCTGTTATTATGGTCGCTCGTGAACTGTTGGACCCGTCTTTACCTGGGTGTTCATTATCCGGTCGACATTCTTTGCGGTCTGGCTATCGGAGCTGTGGTGGGAGTTGTCGTTTATCTTATCTACATCAGGATGTATTACCGCATCTCCCCAAAGATTAAGTATATTTCCAACCAGTATACGAGTACGGGTTACGACTATGATGATGTAGATAAAATCATGACCGTAGTGATATTTACCCTTATTATGGTTGTGTTTTATGCCACCTGTCAGATGGCTTATCTTTAG
- a CDS encoding ABC-F family ATP-binding cassette domain-containing protein, with the protein MITVDGLTVEFGGTTLFKDISFQINEKDRIALMGKNGAGKSTLLKIIAGVRNATRGTVSAPKDCVIAYLPQHLMTEDGRTVFEETCQAFAHLHEMQAEIDRINNELTTRTDYDSDDYMQLIEKVSSLSEKFYAIDMTHFEEDVEKTLLGLGFERSDFNRPTSEFSGGWRMRIELAKLLLKSPDVLLLDEPTNHLDIESIGWLEDFIINSSKAVVVISHDRKFVDDITTRTIEVTMGRIYDYKATYSQYLELRKERREQQMKKYEEQQKMIAETKDFIERFKGTYSKTFQVQSRVKMLEKLELIEVDEEDTSRLRLKFPPSPRSGAYPVQMSDVAMSFDNKKIFSGVNLTVERGDKIAFVGRNGEGKSTLVKCIMGQLQNEGKLELGHNVQIGYFAQNQASLLDGELTVFQTIDDVAKGEIRNKIRDLLGAFMFGGEDSTKKVKVLSGGERTRLAILKLLLEPVNLLILDEPTNHLDLKTKDVLKQALLDFDGTLIVVSHDRDFLDGLVSKVYEFGHGRVREHLCGIYEFLESKKMENLQELEKKQ; encoded by the coding sequence ATGATTACAGTTGATGGATTGACCGTAGAATTTGGCGGCACCACCCTATTCAAAGACATTTCCTTCCAGATCAACGAGAAGGACCGTATAGCCCTGATGGGAAAGAATGGCGCAGGAAAGAGCACATTGCTTAAGATCATCGCCGGTGTGAGAAATGCTACTCGTGGCACCGTTTCCGCTCCCAAGGATTGCGTCATCGCCTATCTGCCTCAGCATCTGATGACCGAAGACGGCAGAACCGTATTCGAGGAAACCTGTCAGGCGTTTGCCCATCTGCACGAAATGCAGGCTGAGATTGACCGCATCAACAACGAGCTCACCACCCGTACCGATTACGACAGCGATGATTACATGCAGCTCATTGAGAAAGTATCCTCTCTCTCAGAGAAATTCTACGCTATCGACATGACTCATTTCGAGGAAGATGTAGAGAAGACGCTGCTCGGTCTCGGTTTCGAGCGCTCTGATTTCAACCGCCCTACAAGCGAGTTTTCGGGAGGATGGAGAATGAGGATTGAGCTGGCAAAACTGCTCTTGAAATCGCCAGACGTACTGCTGCTCGATGAGCCAACCAATCATCTCGACATCGAATCTATCGGCTGGCTCGAAGACTTCATCATCAACAGTTCGAAAGCAGTAGTTGTCATCAGCCACGACCGAAAATTCGTTGACGACATTACAACAAGAACCATCGAAGTAACCATGGGCCGCATCTACGACTACAAAGCCACTTACAGCCAATATCTGGAACTGCGCAAGGAACGCCGCGAACAGCAGATGAAGAAATATGAGGAACAGCAGAAGATGATTGCTGAAACCAAGGACTTTATAGAACGCTTCAAAGGCACTTATTCTAAAACCTTCCAGGTGCAGAGCCGCGTGAAGATGCTAGAGAAACTGGAACTTATCGAAGTGGATGAAGAAGATACAAGTCGCCTTCGACTCAAGTTCCCGCCGAGCCCACGAAGCGGTGCTTATCCGGTTCAGATGAGCGATGTGGCGATGTCGTTTGATAACAAGAAGATTTTCAGCGGCGTAAATCTTACCGTAGAAAGAGGCGACAAGATTGCTTTCGTGGGTAGAAACGGAGAGGGTAAGTCAACGCTTGTGAAATGTATCATGGGTCAGCTTCAGAACGAAGGAAAATTGGAATTGGGACATAATGTGCAGATAGGTTATTTCGCCCAGAACCAGGCTTCTCTGCTCGATGGCGAACTTACCGTATTCCAGACCATTGATGATGTTGCCAAAGGTGAAATCCGCAACAAGATACGCGATTTGCTGGGAGCATTCATGTTTGGCGGAGAGGATTCTACCAAGAAGGTGAAAGTATTGTCGGGAGGTGAGCGCACCCGCCTTGCCATTCTCAAACTGCTGCTGGAGCCGGTGAATCTGCTGATTCTCGATGAGCCTACCAACCACCTCGACCTGAAGACCAAGGATGTGCTGAAACAGGCCTTGCTCGATTTCGACGGAACGCTCATCGTGGTTAGTCACGACCGCGATTTCCTCGATGGTCTTGTCAGCAAGGTTTATGAGTTCGGTCATGGTCGCGTCCGCGAACATCTCTGCGGCATTTACGAATTCCTGGAATCGAAGAAGATGGAAAATCTTCAGGAACTGGAGAAGAAACAATAA
- a CDS encoding S-adenosylmethionine:tRNA ribosyltransferase-isomerase, with the protein MDTKHIKISDYNYDLPDERIAKFPIAQRDHSKLLVYKHGEVSDDVFHHLPTYLPQGALMIFNNTKVIQARLHFRKETGALIEVFLMEPAEPTDYELMFQTTGHCSWLCMIGNLKKWKEGSLKRDFEIKGHKLTLNATMRRGDALGSEAQKMVAKGGGTNYWVDFDWDNDKVSFAEILEAVGELPIPPYLNRKTEESDKTTYQTVYSKIKGSVAAPTAGLHFTDAVLKDLDAHGIDREEVTLHVGAGTFKPVKSLEIEGHQMHTEYIVVHRRSLEKLIKHECRVIAVGTTSVRTIESLYYMGVHLLKHPEANEEDLHVKQWDPYELSEDGNLVDGITPMQAIQAIIDYLDRNGLEALHSSTQIIIAPGYQYKIVKMLVTNFHQPQSTLLLLVSAFLKGDWKKVYDYALSHDFRFLSYGDSSLLIP; encoded by the coding sequence ATGGATACAAAACACATTAAGATTAGTGATTATAATTATGATTTACCGGATGAGCGCATCGCAAAATTTCCTATCGCCCAGCGCGACCACAGCAAACTGCTGGTCTATAAGCACGGCGAGGTAAGTGATGATGTTTTTCATCATCTTCCCACATATCTCCCTCAAGGAGCCTTGATGATATTCAACAATACCAAGGTGATACAAGCGCGTCTGCACTTCCGCAAGGAAACAGGTGCGCTTATTGAGGTTTTCTTGATGGAGCCTGCAGAACCTACTGATTATGAACTCATGTTCCAGACCACCGGACATTGTTCCTGGCTCTGCATGATCGGTAATCTGAAGAAATGGAAAGAGGGAAGCCTGAAGCGTGATTTCGAAATCAAGGGCCACAAGCTTACGCTCAACGCCACTATGCGACGCGGAGATGCTCTCGGTTCTGAGGCGCAGAAAATGGTTGCAAAAGGTGGAGGAACCAACTATTGGGTTGACTTCGATTGGGACAACGACAAGGTGTCTTTCGCTGAGATTCTCGAAGCAGTAGGCGAGTTGCCTATTCCTCCATATCTCAACCGCAAGACAGAGGAGAGCGACAAGACCACCTATCAGACGGTTTATTCTAAAATCAAGGGAAGTGTGGCTGCTCCAACTGCCGGACTCCATTTTACCGATGCGGTTCTCAAGGATCTTGATGCGCATGGAATCGACCGCGAAGAAGTAACCCTGCATGTAGGAGCCGGCACATTCAAACCGGTGAAGAGTCTTGAAATCGAAGGCCATCAGATGCATACGGAATACATTGTTGTTCATCGCCGCAGTCTGGAAAAACTCATCAAGCACGAGTGCCGGGTCATTGCCGTAGGAACCACCAGCGTCCGTACCATCGAAAGCCTCTATTACATGGGCGTTCATCTGCTGAAGCATCCTGAGGCAAATGAAGAAGATCTGCACGTAAAACAGTGGGATCCTTACGAGCTTTCTGAAGATGGCAATCTGGTAGATGGAATCACTCCGATGCAGGCTATCCAGGCAATCATCGATTATCTGGACCGCAACGGCTTGGAGGCTCTCCATTCCAGCACGCAGATTATCATAGCTCCTGGCTATCAGTATAAGATTGTGAAGATGCTGGTCACCAATTTCCATCAGCCTCAGAGCACACTCCTGCTCCTGGTGAGTGCTTTCCTCAAGGGCGACTGGAAGAAGGTTTACGATTATGCTCTTTCGCATGATTTCCGTTTCCTGAGCTATGGAGATTCATCCCTGCTCATTCCGTAA
- a CDS encoding ABC-F family ATP-binding cassette domain-containing protein: MISVEGLKVEFGVKPLFHDVSFVINDRDRIALVGKNGAGKSTMLKILCGLQKPTAGVVAIPNETTIGYLPQVMKLQDDTTVKEETRKAFAHNTEMKARLDKMQQEMADRTDYESESYAQLVEKFTQEHERNMMMGGENYEAEIERTLSGLGFTRDDFERPTKEFSGGWRMRIELAKILLQKPDVLLLDEPTNHLDIESIQWLEQFLAQSAKAVVLVSHDRAFINNVTNRTLEITCGRVEDYKVKYDEYVVLRAERREQQLRAYENQQKEIADIKDFIERFRYKPTKAVQVQSRIKQLEKIVPIEVDEVDNKQMHLKFPPCLRSGDYPIICDEVRKDYGAHTVFDHVTFTIKRGEKVAFVGKNGEGKSTLVKCIMGEIPFTGTLKIGHNVQIGYFAQNQAQLLDENLTIFQTIDNVATGEMRLKVNDLLGAFMFGGETSEKFVKVLSGGERSRLAMIKLLLEPVNLLILDEPTNHLDMQSKDVLKEAIKAFDGTAIIVSHDREFLDGLVDKVYEFGGGKVREHLGGIYDYLRAHNAENINQALANQSMASAGSPSANTSGSSVASGSTADSLASATSGKQSYAEHKEQQKKIRKAEKAVKECEAKIEKLEARKKEIDELLMKPENATNMELVTEYTELMKGLDEENERWMLLSEELEEVSK, encoded by the coding sequence ATGATTTCAGTAGAAGGACTGAAAGTAGAGTTTGGCGTCAAGCCTCTCTTTCATGATGTAAGTTTCGTTATCAACGACCGCGACCGCATTGCCCTGGTGGGTAAGAATGGTGCCGGAAAATCTACGATGCTCAAGATTCTCTGCGGTTTGCAGAAACCTACTGCTGGCGTTGTGGCTATTCCTAACGAAACCACTATCGGCTATCTGCCACAGGTGATGAAACTGCAGGACGATACGACCGTGAAAGAGGAAACCCGCAAGGCTTTCGCCCATAATACCGAGATGAAGGCGCGTCTGGACAAGATGCAGCAGGAAATGGCCGACCGCACCGACTATGAGAGCGAAAGCTATGCTCAGCTCGTAGAGAAGTTTACCCAGGAACATGAACGCAACATGATGATGGGTGGCGAAAACTATGAGGCTGAGATAGAGCGTACCTTGAGCGGTCTTGGCTTTACGCGCGATGATTTCGAGCGCCCAACCAAGGAGTTTTCCGGCGGTTGGCGAATGCGTATCGAACTAGCCAAGATTCTGTTGCAGAAGCCTGATGTACTGCTCCTCGATGAGCCTACCAACCACCTTGATATTGAAAGTATCCAGTGGTTGGAGCAGTTCCTGGCGCAGAGTGCCAAGGCTGTGGTTCTGGTGAGCCACGACCGTGCTTTCATCAACAATGTAACTAACCGTACCCTCGAAATTACTTGCGGAAGGGTAGAAGACTATAAGGTGAAATACGATGAGTATGTTGTATTGCGTGCTGAACGCCGCGAGCAGCAGCTCCGTGCCTACGAAAACCAGCAGAAGGAAATTGCCGACATCAAGGATTTCATCGAGCGATTCCGCTACAAGCCTACCAAGGCGGTTCAGGTGCAGAGCAGAATCAAGCAGCTCGAGAAAATCGTGCCTATCGAGGTGGATGAGGTTGACAACAAGCAGATGCACCTCAAATTCCCTCCTTGTCTCAGAAGTGGCGATTATCCTATCATCTGCGATGAGGTGCGCAAGGATTACGGCGCACACACCGTCTTCGACCATGTTACCTTTACCATCAAGCGTGGCGAGAAGGTGGCTTTCGTGGGTAAGAACGGCGAGGGTAAGTCTACCCTGGTAAAATGTATCATGGGTGAGATTCCTTTCACCGGAACTCTCAAGATTGGTCATAATGTGCAGATTGGTTATTTCGCCCAGAATCAGGCGCAGCTCTTGGATGAGAATCTTACCATCTTCCAGACTATCGACAATGTGGCAACAGGTGAAATGCGTCTGAAGGTGAACGATCTCCTGGGCGCCTTCATGTTTGGCGGCGAGACTTCTGAGAAGTTTGTCAAGGTTCTGAGTGGAGGAGAACGCAGCCGACTGGCGATGATCAAGCTCCTGCTCGAACCGGTGAATCTCCTCATTCTCGATGAGCCTACCAATCACCTCGACATGCAGTCGAAGGATGTGCTGAAAGAAGCCATCAAGGCTTTCGATGGAACAGCCATCATCGTGAGCCACGACCGTGAATTCCTCGATGGTCTGGTAGATAAGGTTTATGAGTTTGGCGGCGGCAAGGTTCGTGAGCATCTTGGTGGTATTTACGATTATCTTCGTGCCCATAATGCCGAGAACATCAATCAGGCTCTTGCCAACCAGAGCATGGCTTCTGCCGGTTCGCCTTCTGCCAATACTTCCGGCTCTTCTGTCGCATCAGGTTCTACAGCCGACAGTCTTGCCTCTGCCACATCCGGCAAGCAGAGCTACGCTGAACATAAGGAACAGCAGAAGAAGATCCGTAAGGCTGAGAAAGCCGTGAAGGAATGTGAAGCGAAGATAGAGAAGCTGGAAGCGAGAAAGAAGGAGATTGATGAACTCCTGATGAAACCGGAAAATGCAACCAACATGGAACTCGTGACAGAATACACCGAACTCATGAAGGGTCTCGATGAGGAGAACGAGCGCTGGATGCTCCTTTCGGAAGAATTGGAAGAAGTTTCGAAATAA
- a CDS encoding M13 family metallopeptidase: MKMKMILPMMLIAALPLGADAQNKSGLVMSNLDQTVKPADSFYQFATGGWQKNNPLPAAYSRYGSFDQLAENNNKRVNSILSELQKKTYKAGTIEQKLSDFYKLSMDVDSRNKAGIAPVKPLLDEIEAAKTKEELQKLQVKYAWMGLGLGYVSGFDADEKNVAMNIYILMQGGLTLGAKDYYLNNDAATVAIREAYKTYLIKMFQLYGFSADEAAKKASAVFLHETTLATFSKSRTELRDPQANYNKMTLAEFKENYPNIPLEALANAEGIKSENLKEMIVGQPAFFAGYDKVAAAECAGTLKALMEWDIISSSASYLSDEIREARFEFFGKTMSGRKEDYPLWKRATTQVEAQLGEALGHIYCKRYFPESSKKMMETLVKNLQISLGQRIDAQNWMSDATKKAAHNKLDKFYVKIGYPNKWTDFSKLSIDPSKSYYENVLACRKFANDKEIAKKAGKPVDKDEWYMTPQTVNAYYNPTTNEICFPAGILQYPFFDPKADAAFNYGAIGVVIGHEMTHGFDDQGRQYDASGNLKDWWTAEDAEGFNKRADMYADFFSNIKVLPDLNANGRFTLGENLADHGGLMVSYNAFKNATAKKPLKNKDGFTPDQRFFLAYAGVWGQNITDKEIRNRVKDDPHSLGKWRVDGALPHIDAWYEAFGVKQGDKLFIPKNQRLELW; the protein is encoded by the coding sequence ATGAAAATGAAAATGATCTTACCGATGATGCTGATCGCAGCTCTGCCATTAGGCGCTGATGCTCAGAACAAATCGGGTCTTGTCATGAGCAATCTCGACCAGACAGTGAAGCCAGCAGACAGTTTCTATCAGTTTGCTACAGGTGGATGGCAGAAGAACAATCCTCTTCCTGCCGCTTACAGCCGTTATGGCAGTTTTGACCAGCTGGCTGAGAACAACAACAAGCGCGTCAACTCCATTCTTTCTGAACTCCAGAAGAAGACTTATAAGGCTGGAACCATCGAGCAGAAATTGTCTGATTTCTACAAACTCTCTATGGATGTTGACAGCCGCAACAAGGCTGGAATCGCTCCAGTAAAGCCTCTGTTGGATGAGATTGAAGCTGCCAAGACCAAGGAGGAGCTTCAGAAGCTTCAGGTTAAGTATGCATGGATGGGTCTCGGTTTGGGCTATGTCTCAGGTTTCGATGCCGATGAGAAGAACGTAGCCATGAACATCTACATCCTGATGCAGGGCGGTCTTACTCTCGGTGCCAAGGATTATTACCTCAACAACGATGCTGCAACTGTAGCTATCCGTGAGGCTTATAAGACTTACCTCATCAAGATGTTCCAGCTCTATGGTTTCTCTGCTGATGAAGCTGCCAAGAAGGCTTCTGCCGTATTCCTTCACGAAACAACGCTCGCTACTTTCTCAAAGAGCCGTACCGAACTTCGTGATCCTCAGGCCAACTACAACAAGATGACCTTGGCAGAATTCAAGGAGAATTATCCTAACATTCCTCTCGAGGCACTTGCCAACGCCGAGGGAATCAAGAGCGAAAATCTCAAGGAGATGATCGTAGGTCAGCCTGCTTTCTTCGCCGGTTATGACAAGGTGGCAGCTGCAGAATGTGCAGGCACATTGAAGGCTTTGATGGAGTGGGACATCATCAGTAGTTCTGCTTCTTACCTCAGCGATGAGATTCGCGAAGCCCGTTTCGAATTCTTCGGCAAGACTATGAGTGGCCGTAAGGAGGATTATCCTCTTTGGAAGCGTGCTACTACTCAGGTAGAGGCTCAGTTGGGCGAGGCGCTCGGTCACATCTACTGCAAGCGCTACTTCCCAGAAAGCTCTAAGAAGATGATGGAGACACTCGTGAAGAATCTTCAGATCAGCCTCGGTCAGCGTATCGATGCTCAGAACTGGATGAGCGATGCTACAAAGAAAGCTGCTCACAACAAGCTCGACAAGTTCTATGTAAAGATTGGTTATCCTAACAAGTGGACTGATTTCAGCAAGCTCAGCATCGACCCATCCAAGAGCTATTATGAGAACGTATTGGCTTGCCGCAAGTTTGCCAACGATAAGGAGATTGCAAAGAAGGCAGGAAAGCCAGTAGATAAGGATGAGTGGTACATGACTCCTCAGACCGTGAACGCTTACTATAATCCTACTACCAACGAGATCTGCTTCCCAGCCGGTATTCTCCAGTATCCTTTCTTCGATCCTAAGGCTGATGCAGCATTCAACTATGGTGCTATCGGCGTAGTAATCGGCCATGAGATGACTCACGGATTCGATGATCAGGGTCGTCAGTATGATGCTAGCGGTAATCTGAAGGACTGGTGGACAGCTGAAGATGCAGAAGGTTTCAACAAGCGTGCTGATATGTATGCTGATTTCTTCAGCAACATCAAGGTGTTGCCTGATCTGAATGCCAACGGCCGTTTCACCCTCGGCGAGAACCTTGCCGACCATGGTGGTTTGATGGTTTCATACAATGCCTTCAAGAATGCTACAGCCAAGAAGCCATTGAAGAACAAGGATGGTTTCACTCCTGACCAGCGTTTCTTCCTCGCCTATGCAGGTGTTTGGGGACAGAACATTACTGATAAGGAAATCCGCAACCGCGTAAAGGATGATCCTCATTCTCTCGGCAAGTGGCGTGTTGATGGTGCGCTTCCTCACATCGATGCATGGTATGAGGCATTTGGTGTAAAGCAGGGTGACAAGCTGTTCATTCCTAAGAACCAGCGCCTGGAGCTTTGGTAA